The genomic stretch AGTTCTGCTACTGGCCATTGTATCAACTGCTTTCCGGATTTATCAAGCCAAACCGTCCTGGGAATGGCCTGCAAATTGAATACAAGAATACAATCTTCggtgacaaaattttttaaaatgcgGATTTCGTTAGATAGTAAAGGTTGTAAGTAATGACTAATAATCACTAAATTACCTGAAGTCCAGACCATCCCTTTTTAGCATCATCCTTCACACTTGATGATTCATTAATCCATCCCCACAAGACTCTCCGATTCCTAGCACTATCAAAGAAAGTCTTGGAAGCATAAAACTTCCCATAATCATATTTCAATCCTCTGTCTCCTTCAATGGAGCCATTATCAGGAATATATTTATCAGTCCTGTAATTATAATTCCCAGTTGTGTAATAATCATGCTTAGTATTATCCAAGCTGACCTTCAGCACATGCTTAACATTACGACCAAGAGTTGATGTATCAAGACCAGTAACATTATCAACTGCCACCGGGTAAAAATCAGGACACTCCCACATTCCTGTGTGCTTGCCAGAATGTAGAGGGCGTTTAACCTGGGACCAAGTTATAAAATCTTCACTCCTGAAAAGAATTGCCAACCCCAAATCATCGTTTTTGCTTCCAATGACGACTCTCCAGGCTTTATCAGGGCCTTGCCAGGCGGTGGAAGGGTCTCTAAATGCGCTCGCATTGATGCCATTTTTGGAATCAGGTGCCATCAGTGGGTTCTTTGGGAACTTTTCCCATTCTATAAGATAAGGGTCGGATAAATTCTTGGGGAAAGCTAAATTTTGAACCTGGTTGTTGTCAAGGTCAATGCCAGTGTACAAAATGGCCGGTTTGTCTCCAGGAAGAATTGTGGCAGAACCAGACCAGCAGCCCTTTTCATCGTATTTCTGAGAAGGGGAGATGGCCGGTTCATGTGAAACCCAGTTGATGAGATCTTCGGATGTAGAATGAGCCCACACAATGTTGCCCCACACCACACCTTTGGGATTGTATTGGTAGAACAAGTGATAAATTCCATTGTGAATCATAACTCCTGCAATGCACATATTATGGCATAAAGTGATTGTTTAGCAGTAAACAAAGAAGAGAACAAGTGTAATACTGACCATTGGGATCTGCATTGT from Mangifera indica cultivar Alphonso chromosome 6, CATAS_Mindica_2.1, whole genome shotgun sequence encodes the following:
- the LOC123218348 gene encoding beta-fructofuranosidase, insoluble isoenzyme CWINV1-like, giving the protein MIHNGIYHLFYQYNPKGVVWGNIVWAHSTSEDLINWVSHEPAISPSQKYDEKGCWSGSATILPGDKPAILYTGIDLDNNQVQNLAFPKNLSDPYLIEWEKFPKNPLMAPDSKNGINASAFRDPSTAWQGPDKAWRVVIGSKNDDLGLAILFRSEDFITWSQVKRPLHSGKHTGMWECPDFYPVAVDNVTGLDTSTLGRNVKHVLKVSLDNTKHDYYTTGNYNYRTDKYIPDNGSIEGDRGLKYDYGKFYASKTFFDSARNRRVLWGWINESSSVKDDAKKGWSGLQAIPRTVWLDKSGKQLIQWPVAELEMLRDNEIHLQHKSLDAGSTHEITGITAAQADVDISLEITDINKAEVINLKRHHAQKLCNERNASVKGSLGPFGLKVLASNDSQEFTAVFFRIFIRKASKQPVVLMCSDQSRSSLNNDNDKTTYGTFLNVDPVSEKISLRSLIDHSIVESFGGGGKSCITARVYPKLAVDDKAHLYVFNNGTEAVKVASLKAWSLKDAHIK